A segment of the Vicinamibacteria bacterium genome:
CCGCTCGATCGAGGAGGCGCAGGAGCAGATCGAGACGGTGGCGGCGCAGCTGGCCGAAGCCTATCCCGACGGGAACCGGAATCTCAGCGCCCGGGTCATTCCGTTGAAGGACGAGCTCGTGGGGACGTCGAAGCGCTCGCTCGAAACCCTGTTCTCGGCGGTACAGCTCCTGTTCGTCATCGCCTGGACCAACGTGGCCATATTGCTCCTCGTCCAGGGAATGGCGCGTCGGGGCGAGCTCGAGCTCCGCGCTGCGCTCGGCGCCACCCGTGTCCGCCTCTTTGCCCTTCTCCTCTCTCGAGCCGGCCTCCTCGCCGCGCTCGGCTGCGGGCTCGGTCTTCTCGCGGGCTCCTTTGGCCTGCTCGGCCTCCGCGGGATCGACCCCGTGCTCCTTCCACGCGCGTACGAGATCGAGCTCACCTTTGAGCTCGTGCTCTGGGCCGTTTGCATCACGCTTCTGGCAGCTCTCGCATTCGGGACCCTTCCCGCCTGGGCCGCGCTCACGACCACGCGGACGATCGACCTCAAGAGGAAGAAACTGAGCGGGCGTCTCGTGGCGGTCCAGGTCGCGCTCGCCATCCCTCTCCTCGTCGCCTCCACCATGCAGCTTCGGAGCGTACGCGCGCTCGCCGCTGTCGAGACCGGATTCGACGTCGACGACATCCTCGTCGCCGGCGTCGCTCTACCGGTGAACCAGTTCGATCTCCCCGGACAGAAGCGCTACATCGACCGCGCCGTCGCCGTCCTCGGCGAGATACCCGGCGTCGTCTCGGTCGCGGCGATGAGCCATCCTCCGCTCACGCAGAGACAAGCCGCCATCGTGACCTACCGTCCCGATCAGGCCGGCCAGTCGGGGCTTCCGAACGCGCACTACCGCGTCATCTCCGAAGGGCTCCTGCGCACCCTGGGAATTCCGATCTTCTCGGGACGCGAGTTCGAGCCGAGGGACGAAGGCGGCAGTCGCCCGATCGTCATCCTCGACGCGAAGCTTGCGAAGACTCTCTTCGAGGATCGAGATCCGGTGGGGCAGAAGGTGCGACTTGGGACCGCCAAGACTCTGTGGGAGGTCGTCGGTGTCGCCGGAGAAGCCCAGCTCGTGTCCCTGGACAAGGAGCCCGACTACACCGTCTACGTGCCGATCCTCCAGAACCTCTTTCCCGCGGCGCTGAACATGCCGGAGTTCGTCCTGCGCACCGAAGGACGCCCCGAGACGCTCGCGTCCTCGGTAAGAGCGGCGCTCCAGGAAGTCGATCCCAATCAGGCCGTTCTCGACGTGCGGCCGATGGAGAGCCAGCTCGACGACTGGCTCTCCGAGCGCCGCGCCGTGTCGGCGCTCCTGTGGGGAATCGCGGCCGCCGCTCTCGTCCTCGCCGGCGCGTGCATCTACGCGACCCTCGCCTTCGCCGTGCGGTATCGCCTCCGGGAGATGGCGATCCGCGCAGCACTCGGGGCGGGCTCGGCGCGCCTGGCGCGAGCGGTCGTGAGCGACGGCTTGCGCCCGGGTCTCGTTGGAATCGTCGCCGGTCTCGCCTTCGCCGGTCTCGGGGGACGCTTCCTCATGGGCGTGCTCTACGGTGTTTCCGTGCTCGACGTCCCGAGCCTCGTCGCGGCCGCTGGACTCATGTTTCTCGCCATGGTGGCCGCCTGCATCGCTCCGGCTCGGCGGGCCGTCCACGAGAGCCCGACGCGGTTACTGAGAGAAG
Coding sequences within it:
- a CDS encoding ADOP family duplicated permease, translating into MIYRELFRGLTRQRGSSVLVVLLVAIGVSLSTSIFAVVDSVLLNPLPYTQSDRLVTPWCVARSFGVDKYPFSWDNYRDYRDRVEAFEGVAAMRIATMTLEGEDHPASVNGARVTANLFEVLDVEPVLGRLFEDDIERAPEVGVALISHALWQRAFGGESDVIGRGIRLDGRPHTVVGVLPAYFRFPRSDSEVFVPLAIEGPPESDRAFHFLRLVARLEERRSIEEAQEQIETVAAQLAEAYPDGNRNLSARVIPLKDELVGTSKRSLETLFSAVQLLFVIAWTNVAILLLVQGMARRGELELRAALGATRVRLFALLLSRAGLLAALGCGLGLLAGSFGLLGLRGIDPVLLPRAYEIELTFELVLWAVCITLLAALAFGTLPAWAALTTTRTIDLKRKKLSGRLVAVQVALAIPLLVASTMQLRSVRALAAVETGFDVDDILVAGVALPVNQFDLPGQKRYIDRAVAVLGEIPGVVSVAAMSHPPLTQRQAAIVTYRPDQAGQSGLPNAHYRVISEGLLRTLGIPIFSGREFEPRDEGGSRPIVILDAKLAKTLFEDRDPVGQKVRLGTAKTLWEVVGVAGEAQLVSLDKEPDYTVYVPILQNLFPAALNMPEFVLRTEGRPETLASSVRAALQEVDPNQAVLDVRPMESQLDDWLSERRAVSALLWGIAAAALVLAGACIYATLAFAVRYRLREMAIRAALGAGSARLARAVVSDGLRPGLVGIVAGLAFAGLGGRFLMGVLYGVSVLDVPSLVAAAGLMFLAMVAACIAPARRAVHESPTRLLREDVR